A window from Lachnoanaerobaculum umeaense encodes these proteins:
- a CDS encoding glycosyltransferase family protein, which produces MALIKIEEKYEYLKDVLFSILILCISIVVNAGISIKGLYQDDILMWSTRRGVGFIKYVFPDEMRKFRPVYWIVAWIYQGILNNNLILIVPINILIGAGIAIAVYFFAKRLAKSKEIAFVLAAMFAVSRFSYYNIGQFLGVMEAMALIFALAMLYFLYGYINGKNDMNFYYACIVYFINCFTHERFMVLFPMLLFAVIVKEGRRILNAAISIATFILIIYIRFMALKSFVPEGTGGSKVSETFKISDLIFSLKTEILYILGINTGPEYLCGIKFLDANIIVRVIIVISIIALIGFLAKFTYSLIMNSEKLNLIWIKNTLLFLGFIIGSIVCSAVTIRVEMRWIYAPYLFVLLLIAYIYGIDNKLTVKRFKNKKIGTSLSRIFHVSIPSVLFLATWAFCMIAADIYYRGYYGKIHIFFGQHRANSLANETYYKYNKDLSGKKIYIIKNYFKLSKFDALEFFRAYNQDIREDIVTFIDNYKDIGQVNDDMIILSEDLNNNEYVNVTDFLRSIKLENIYGHYSDGWTDEEARFNVMSGEKGQIHFEIMYPGELDGNEHIEIDVNGKKQMLNLISNITYYDIETTPNSVAQIYMKSDFYLKDAQEQRGETRMSFILNIKTE; this is translated from the coding sequence ATGGCACTGATTAAAATTGAAGAAAAGTATGAATATCTGAAAGATGTGCTGTTCTCAATACTTATATTATGCATTTCAATAGTTGTGAATGCAGGAATAAGTATCAAAGGATTGTATCAGGACGATATTCTTATGTGGTCTACAAGAAGAGGTGTTGGATTTATTAAATATGTCTTTCCTGATGAAATGAGAAAGTTCAGACCTGTATACTGGATTGTAGCCTGGATATATCAGGGGATTTTAAATAATAATCTTATTTTGATTGTACCTATAAATATACTTATAGGTGCCGGTATTGCAATAGCTGTGTATTTTTTTGCAAAACGCCTTGCCAAATCAAAGGAAATAGCCTTTGTTTTGGCAGCAATGTTTGCAGTATCAAGATTTTCGTACTATAATATCGGACAATTTCTTGGTGTAATGGAGGCTATGGCATTAATATTTGCATTGGCAATGCTATATTTTTTGTATGGATATATCAATGGCAAAAATGATATGAATTTCTATTATGCCTGTATAGTATATTTTATAAACTGTTTTACGCATGAAAGATTTATGGTATTGTTTCCAATGCTATTGTTTGCAGTAATAGTAAAAGAGGGAAGAAGAATTTTGAATGCGGCTATATCAATAGCTACATTTATTTTAATAATCTATATAAGATTTATGGCTTTAAAATCATTTGTTCCGGAAGGTACAGGCGGTTCAAAGGTAAGTGAGACCTTCAAAATATCTGATTTGATTTTTTCGTTAAAAACTGAGATATTATATATTTTAGGAATAAATACAGGTCCGGAGTACTTATGTGGTATAAAATTTTTAGATGCTAATATTATTGTAAGAGTTATTATTGTAATCAGCATAATTGCACTTATAGGATTTTTAGCTAAATTTACATATTCATTGATTATGAATAGTGAAAAATTGAACCTTATTTGGATAAAAAATACTTTATTATTTTTAGGATTTATTATAGGGAGCATAGTATGTTCAGCAGTTACTATAAGAGTGGAGATGAGATGGATATACGCTCCATATCTATTTGTACTCTTATTGATAGCATATATTTATGGTATTGATAATAAGTTAACTGTAAAGAGATTTAAAAATAAAAAAATCGGTACTTCACTTAGCAGAATATTTCATGTATCAATACCTTCAGTGTTGTTTTTGGCAACATGGGCATTTTGTATGATAGCGGCAGATATATATTACAGAGGATATTATGGAAAAATTCATATATTCTTTGGCCAGCACAGAGCTAACTCATTAGCAAATGAAACTTATTATAAATATAATAAAGATTTGAGTGGCAAAAAAATATATATAATAAAAAATTATTTCAAATTGAGTAAATTTGATGCACTGGAATTTTTTAGAGCATATAATCAGGATATTAGAGAAGATATAGTTACATTTATTGATAACTATAAAGATATAGGACAAGTAAATGATGATATGATAATTTTATCAGAGGATCTAAATAATAATGAGTATGTGAATGTTACTGATTTTTTAAGAAGCATAAAGCTTGAAAATATATATGGACATTATTCTGACGGTTGGACTGATGAAGAGGCAAGGTTTAATGTGATGTCAGGTGAAAAAGGACAGATACATTTTGAGATAATGTATCCGGGAGAACTTGACGGAAATGAACATATAGAGATAGATGTTAACGGAAAAAAGCAAATGCTGAATCTGATTTCAAATATAACATATTATGATATAGAAACCACACCGAATTCAGTAGCTCAGATATATATGAAAAGTGATTTCTATTTAAAGGATGCACAAGAACAAAGAGGTGAAACGAGAATGAGCTTTATTCTAAATATAAAAACAGAGTAG
- a CDS encoding LicD family protein, protein MDNSYGMFALQKGNLYILQEIDRICTKYKINYTLDSGTLLGAIRHGGFIPWDDDADIAMTRSNFEAFRKIAKRELSDKLEFIMPNEFQNGKVFYDFTPRVIYKPSARYKKEDKKDPYEGKLNHLWVDIFIIDKLPNIKPLKKFTLFSQKLVYLLSMGHRKKLDLKKYKGIMKIVIFFFSIFGNLISMKFLFGVQDRLSKLFYRGKKNNAWYYSDYQPDYIDIEVSSKWYEKYIRIQFEDITLSIIDEYESVLQLVYGDYMTLPPKSERVPKHGSTEIEVYE, encoded by the coding sequence ATGGATAATTCTTATGGAATGTTTGCTTTACAAAAGGGAAATCTCTATATTTTACAGGAGATAGATAGAATATGTACTAAATATAAAATAAATTATACATTAGACTCAGGTACTCTTCTGGGTGCTATAAGACATGGTGGATTTATACCTTGGGATGATGATGCTGACATTGCGATGACCAGATCAAACTTTGAAGCATTTAGAAAGATTGCAAAAAGAGAATTGTCTGATAAACTTGAATTTATAATGCCAAATGAGTTTCAGAATGGAAAAGTATTTTATGATTTTACTCCAAGAGTAATATATAAGCCTAGTGCCAGATATAAAAAAGAAGATAAAAAGGACCCGTATGAGGGAAAGCTGAACCATCTTTGGGTAGATATATTTATTATAGATAAGCTACCGAATATAAAACCACTGAAAAAGTTCACATTGTTTAGTCAAAAGCTTGTGTATCTGCTATCAATGGGTCATAGAAAGAAGTTAGATTTAAAAAAATATAAGGGAATAATGAAAATTGTCATATTCTTTTTTTCTATATTTGGAAATCTAATATCAATGAAATTTTTATTTGGAGTTCAAGACAGGCTCTCAAAATTGTTTTATAGGGGTAAGAAAAACAACGCTTGGTATTATAGTGATTATCAACCTGATTATATTGATATAGAAGTTAGTAGCAAGTGGTACGAGAAATATATAAGGATTCAATTTGAGGATATTACATTATCTATCATAGATGAATATGAAAGTGTATTACAGCTGGTTTATGGGGACTATATGACATTGCCGCCAAAGTCAGAACGAGTACCTAAGCATGGTAGTACGGAGATAGAAGTATATGAATAA
- a CDS encoding helix-turn-helix domain-containing protein translates to MNISQAISKRVILLCYEKGMTVYELSKKSGIPRTTIKDIISGRSKNPGVLSIEKLATGFSISVSEFWNHEIFTFH, encoded by the coding sequence ATGAATATATCACAAGCAATTTCTAAAAGAGTTATTTTATTATGTTATGAAAAAGGTATGACCGTTTATGAGTTATCTAAAAAGTCAGGAATTCCAAGAACAACTATAAAAGATATAATATCGGGTCGAAGTAAAAATCCGGGAGTTTTGAGCATAGAAAAACTCGCCACGGGATTTTCTATATCCGTAAGCGAGTTTTGGAATCATGAAATATTTACTTTCCACTGA
- a CDS encoding glycosyltransferase family A protein — translation MKHTFVICAYKESQFLEDCIRSLRAQIVKSDIKIATSTPNEYIYNIAKKYNIEVFVNNLEKSEEISNIGNDWQFAYNIAETELVTIAHQDDIYLKNYTRDLLKYKKKYPDMILFTTSSITLKNGKIKMLGKIEIIKKILRLPIRCNELNSLSIVKRLAITFGNPIIAPSCAYDKRLCPKDLFLSKFQFALDWECLLRLAQMEGRFVMSETPGICYRIHDEATTKKSIMDNSRQREESIMFDKLLPKPIASIYKKLYQNSYKAYF, via the coding sequence ATGAAACATACATTTGTTATTTGTGCATATAAGGAATCACAATTCTTAGAGGACTGTATAAGATCTTTGAGAGCACAGATTGTAAAATCTGATATAAAAATTGCAACCTCTACACCAAATGAGTATATATATAATATTGCAAAAAAGTATAATATTGAGGTTTTTGTAAATAATCTTGAGAAATCGGAAGAAATATCAAATATTGGAAATGACTGGCAGTTCGCCTATAATATTGCAGAAACGGAACTGGTGACTATTGCTCACCAGGATGATATTTATTTGAAAAATTATACAAGAGATTTATTAAAGTATAAGAAAAAGTATCCTGATATGATATTGTTCACAACATCTTCAATTACATTAAAAAATGGTAAGATAAAGATGCTTGGTAAGATTGAAATCATAAAGAAAATACTTAGACTACCAATTAGATGCAATGAACTGAATAGTTTAAGCATCGTAAAAAGGCTGGCAATTACATTTGGGAATCCTATAATAGCACCAAGTTGTGCATATGATAAGAGATTATGTCCAAAGGATCTTTTCCTCTCAAAGTTTCAGTTTGCACTGGATTGGGAATGTCTTCTTAGACTGGCACAAATGGAGGGGAGATTTGTTATGTCAGAAACGCCGGGTATTTGCTATAGAATACATGATGAGGCAACAACTAAAAAAAGTATAATGGATAATTCAAGGCAGAGAGAGGAAAGTATAATGTTTGATAAGCTATTGCCAAAACCGATTGCAAGCATTTATAAGAAGCTTTATCAAAATTCATACAAGGCTTATTTTTAG
- a CDS encoding DUF5722 domain-containing protein, with the protein MKRKNLIKLASAFAIVTMLGFGIHGKAYALGATSSIDSVVISENKSTVDITMNNSGDMSGTDGNFYLFELQPYEDGIGNRTDYLEKVSSGNVTKSYQLNKGSENSRLYNSYVVAVFDGSKYVEVSSLKYITNPEAVAANKDAYKTQASKKGLQIELNMLDDAFNLGVKHASTNIAFNQILGEGIDYNYNGKTYHFNKAVIEGYDKTISAFSGKDMTVTAIILNGYNEAHPELMYHNMPRRDSIFYYMFNASSKEGAETTEAIASFLAERYNGKNTSYGKVSNWIIGNEINNQQWNYVGDMDVRSYTRRYEKAFRIFYNAIKSTSSTDRVFYSLDYNWNNEINNKNKYGGKQIVDHFNSLVLEHGDIDWGLAYHPYPAPMTDPEFWDDAAKTGWIKDSFDSPVINFANLNKLTDYFAQDTLKKHDGSVRHIMLTEEGFTATNPTRGNIENEQAAAFAYSYYLVDSNPYIEAYILSRQVDAPLEVRQGLSFGLWTCSMNVGDHIQAISKRKLWTVFRYIDKSKHTLDNTDFAKSILGISKWQELIPNFRWTAQENRR; encoded by the coding sequence ATGAAGAGAAAAAATTTAATAAAACTTGCATCCGCATTTGCTATAGTGACGATGCTTGGCTTTGGCATACATGGAAAGGCATATGCCCTTGGTGCAACATCAAGCATTGATTCAGTTGTAATCAGTGAGAATAAATCAACAGTTGATATTACTATGAATAATTCAGGTGATATGTCAGGTACTGACGGAAATTTCTATCTGTTTGAATTACAGCCATATGAGGATGGAATAGGAAATAGAACTGATTATCTTGAAAAGGTAAGTTCAGGAAATGTAACTAAGTCTTATCAGTTGAATAAGGGTAGTGAAAACAGCAGACTATACAATAGCTATGTTGTAGCAGTGTTTGATGGAAGTAAGTATGTTGAAGTAAGTTCTTTAAAGTACATTACAAATCCGGAGGCTGTAGCTGCTAATAAAGATGCATATAAGACACAGGCATCAAAGAAGGGTTTACAAATAGAGCTAAATATGCTTGATGATGCATTCAATCTGGGAGTAAAGCATGCATCTACCAATATTGCTTTTAATCAAATCCTGGGTGAGGGTATTGACTACAACTATAATGGAAAAACATATCATTTCAATAAAGCTGTTATTGAAGGGTATGATAAGACAATAAGTGCATTTTCAGGAAAGGATATGACTGTTACAGCTATTATTTTAAATGGCTATAATGAGGCACATCCTGAACTTATGTACCACAATATGCCAAGAAGAGATAGTATTTTTTACTATATGTTCAATGCATCTTCAAAAGAGGGTGCGGAGACTACAGAAGCCATAGCTTCTTTCCTTGCAGAACGATACAATGGAAAAAATACAAGCTATGGTAAGGTATCTAACTGGATAATTGGAAATGAGATTAATAACCAGCAGTGGAATTATGTTGGTGATATGGATGTAAGAAGTTATACCAGAAGATATGAGAAAGCATTTAGAATTTTCTACAATGCAATCAAATCAACATCTTCTACAGATAGAGTGTTCTATTCACTTGATTATAACTGGAATAATGAGATAAATAATAAGAACAAGTATGGTGGAAAGCAGATTGTGGATCATTTCAATTCTTTAGTACTTGAGCATGGTGATATTGACTGGGGGCTTGCATATCATCCATATCCGGCACCTATGACAGATCCTGAGTTCTGGGATGATGCAGCTAAGACAGGATGGATAAAAGACAGCTTTGATTCACCTGTAATCAATTTTGCAAACCTAAATAAGCTTACAGATTACTTTGCACAGGATACACTAAAAAAGCATGACGGTTCGGTAAGACATATAATGCTTACTGAGGAAGGTTTTACTGCTACAAATCCTACCAGAGGTAACATAGAAAATGAGCAGGCAGCGGCATTTGCATACTCATATTATCTTGTGGATTCAAATCCATATATAGAAGCATATATACTTAGCCGTCAGGTAGATGCACCGCTTGAAGTAAGACAGGGATTGTCTTTTGGTCTTTGGACTTGCAGTATGAATGTTGGCGATCATATTCAGGCAATATCAAAGAGAAAGCTATGGACTGTATTTAGATATATTGATAAATCTAAGCATACTCTTGACAATACCGACTTTGCAAAGAGCATCTTAGGAATAAGCAAGTGGCAGGAGCTGATACCTAACTTTAGATGGACTGCACAGGAGAACAGAAGATAG
- a CDS encoding glycosyltransferase family 2 protein: protein MNKKISIIVSVYNEEEVLFEFYRETIKVLLLIDHSYEIVFVNDGSMDGSRGLLFKIAKDDPNVKVVHFSKNFGHEAAMIAGIDHASGDYLVCMDADLQHPPTLLPEIMKKFEAGYDIINMVRTVNKSAGIVKNITSSAFYKVINRLSDNKLVNNASDFFGISKRVADILRNNYRDKIRFLRGYVQNVGFNTINIEYEAKRRFAGESKYSIRNLFKFSMNTIMTFSNLPLKLGIYAGIMAIVLAIILAIYTVWSFIKVGTPSGYATTICLICFMFSVLFFIVGIIGEYLGMILSELRDHPIYIVEEKINFDKAKKEL from the coding sequence ATGAATAAGAAGATTTCGATTATTGTATCGGTATACAATGAGGAAGAAGTTTTATTTGAGTTTTATAGAGAGACAATTAAGGTTTTGCTCTTGATAGACCATTCATATGAAATCGTATTTGTAAATGATGGAAGTATGGATGGTTCAAGAGGTTTGCTATTTAAGATAGCCAAAGATGATCCGAATGTAAAAGTAGTGCATTTTTCAAAGAACTTTGGACATGAAGCGGCTATGATTGCAGGCATAGATCATGCAAGTGGAGACTATCTTGTGTGTATGGATGCAGATTTGCAACATCCTCCAACATTATTACCTGAGATTATGAAAAAATTTGAAGCCGGTTATGATATAATAAATATGGTTAGAACAGTAAATAAATCAGCCGGTATTGTAAAAAATATAACTTCGTCAGCATTTTATAAGGTTATAAACCGACTAAGTGATAATAAGCTTGTAAATAATGCTTCGGATTTTTTTGGAATATCAAAACGAGTGGCAGATATTTTGAGGAATAATTATAGGGATAAAATCAGATTTTTGCGAGGTTATGTACAGAATGTTGGATTCAATACTATAAATATTGAGTATGAGGCAAAGCGAAGGTTTGCCGGAGAGAGTAAGTATTCTATCAGAAATTTGTTTAAATTTTCTATGAATACTATAATGACATTTTCAAATTTACCACTTAAGCTGGGAATTTATGCAGGTATAATGGCGATAGTGCTTGCAATTATACTAGCTATATATACCGTATGGTCCTTTATAAAAGTAGGCACCCCAAGTGGATATGCTACTACTATTTGCCTTATATGCTTTATGTTCTCAGTACTTTTCTTTATAGTTGGAATTATAGGAGAATATCTGGGAATGATTTTGTCAGAGCTTAGAGATCATCCGATATATATAGTTGAAGAAAAAATAAACTTTGATAAAGCAAAAAAAGAGCTGTAA